The genomic region GTCGAACAGCGCCAGCACCGTAAACGTCACCCCAACCAATGGAAAGTAGCGCCGCCAGGGCAACCGCAGCGTGTGATAGTAAGCCGCGCCAATAAACCAGGGTTCCAAAGTGTCGACCAACTGATAGACCCCATTGTTGTTGCCCCAGGCCCAGCTGGCGTATTCGCCAAAGCTCATCAACACCAGCCACATCAGGCAGCAACTAACCAGTATGCGCAGACTGCGCGGCAAGCGTCGTCGCCACAGCAGCCCGGCCATCACTGGTATCAGAATGGATGCTTGGCAGACGAGATACAGCACCCGCAGCCAGTACATGATGTCGCTCAAGTCTGGCATGGTAAACGTAGCAGGAAGGAAAGACGATTCGTAAGATACCTGCCCTGCTAGCCTGAATGGCGAGGCGGCTCTACGGCCGCGGCTAAGCTGGCCGCTGAGCCGTGGCCGCCGTCAGCGGCTCCACGGCCAGCTGCGGCTGCCGCCCCGCCAGCCAGAAGCCCCGCGCAATAAGCCCGTGCATGACCAGATTGAGCACGGAGTTGACGGCGTAGACTATTTGTGATTGTAAGATGGCATCCTGATCAATAAAATAGCCCCGCATCATTATGGCTACGACTGTACCGGCGTAGTACAGCAATAAAGCCACGCTGATGACAAACATCGGGTCGTGCTCCAGCCGGATATTGCGCAGTTCCCGCAGTATTTGCTCGAAATACAGTAGGGTCAGCACCACAAAGAGGGTGCTTTTAAGCACAATCGTGTAAGTTATTGACCGCATCAGCCCGTGCAACACAAAAATGTCCAGTAGAGCAAATGCCGTGTACAGAATACCCAGCGGCAAAAAGTGGCGGCGGAGCCGGAACCGCAGGACTCGGTGGTAGGCTACCCCGATAAACCACATTTCTAGGATATCTACCGCATCCCAGATGACTACATTGTAATGCCAGAATTTGCGAGCGAATTCTCCGAATGCCATCATTACCAGCCACATCAGGCAGCAATAAAAGATGATACGAGAAGCCGGCGCCAGCCGCTGTCGGCGCTGAAACCCAATCACTATTGGCACTAGTATCGACGCTTGGCCAAGGTAACTCAATGCGTAGAACAGTTGAATCAGCTTAGCGGATTCCGGCGTCGACATAGCAGCAGGATTAGTGTTGCAGTGGGCTGGCTACGTGGTTAGGAGGCGTGACCTGCCCACCATCAAACAGCTTGTTGCCGTCGTCTACCAGGTCGGTGGAGGAGTTGGCACTCACCAGCACCATCGTATCGGTGCTGCCGTTATTGGCCAAGTAGATCCGGATGCCTTTGCCTCCCTGCGCTATGAGCTCCGTGAAGACGCTGCTGGAGAAGTACACCGAGCGCAACTTGTCTGGATTGTCGTGCTGGTAGGTGCCGGTCCAGGTTTTTGCTTCGTCGAGGGTGATGCTCTGGCCGATGGTTGCCTCGTCGTCGTCGGAGTAGGAGCGGATTGTAGGGTTCATGCGCAACAGGTAAACGGTGTGTAAAGCAGGAGGGCGGAATGGAACAAAAACAGTATGGATTTGAGCCATTCAAATATAGCTGAAACCCCATTGTATGCAAGCCGCTCATTTTTTCTTTACCGGTTACCGGCTACTGCACCGCCGCTAGAACAGCAGGCCGCCGCTGGTGTCGCGCGGGGTTTTGGGGGCGCGCTTGGTGGGTGGCGTAGGGGCGGGGGCTTCGGGCTCGGGCAGTTCTTCGTCCTGGTCGAGGTTCTCGAAAACCCGGTCAATGGCGTCTTCGGCGGTGCGCAGCTTCTGCTTGCAGAGGCGGATGAGCGTGGCCGAGCGCTGCACGCGGGCCGTCAGCTCGTCCACATCCACAGTGTCGGTTTCGAGGGCCCGCAGAATGGTTTCCAGTTCGGCTATAGCGTCGCGGTAGGTGGTTTCCATTTAGGTGATTTTTTGTGATAGGGTTATGAGGTGATGCGGGCGATGGGGTGATGAAGTGATGACCTCATCACTTCATCACCCCATCACTTCCTCGTCATTTCCAGCAGCCGGATTTCGGCGCGGTGGAGCAGGCGCTCAGCTGCCAGCTGCAGTTGGAAGCGCCGCGTGAGCAGCTGCTCGCGGCGGCGGCGGTGCAGGTAGCGGAAGCGCCGGGCCAGCAGCTGGCCCAGGCGGCGCAGGTGGCGGTGCTGGTCTTCGGCCGCGTGGTGGGCGGCCCGCTGCAAGGCCTGCCGCTGCTGGCTCAGCAGCACCTCCTGCTGCCGCAGGCGCTGCCGGGCCAGCGGCGCGGTAGCGCGCACGCGCTGGCGCAGGGCTGTGTGGTGGTCTTGCAGGCAGCCTTGCGCCGATTGGTGGGTGCGGCGGCCCAGGCGGTCGAGGTGGGCGGCGGCGGCATAGAGGCTCTGTTGGGCCAGCTCCTGCACCCGGGCGCCATAGCTCTCGAACACGGCATCGAGGCGGGCCAGCCTTTCGGAAAGGAAGGCGGCCACGGCAGTCGGCGTTTTCAGGGCCAGGTGTGCGGCCATGTCCACCACGGCCTCGTCCCGCTCGTGCCCGATGCCGGTGAGCACGGGCAGCGGAAACGCGCCAATGGCGGCCGCCAGCCCGTAGTCGTCGAAGGCCAGCAAATCGGTTTTGGAGCCGCCACCCCGAATGATAACCACCGCATCAAACCGCTGGCGGTGGGGCCGGATGGCATCCAGCGCGGTCCGGATGCTGGCCGGCGCGTCGTCGCCCTGCATGGCGGCCGGAAACAGGGCCAGCGAAAACGCATATGCCGACTCCTCCAGCTGGCGCACGAAATCCTGGAAGCCCGCCGCCGTCGGCGACGAAATGATGGCCAGCCGCTGCGGGGCCAAAGCCAGCGGCAACGCCCGCTGCCGCTCCAGCAGGCCTTTTTCTTCGAGCTTACGAATGGTTTCGAGGCGCTGCCGGGCCAGCTCGCCCACAGTGTAGGTGGGGTCGAGGGCCAGCACGTCGAGGCTCAGGCCGTACTGCTCATGAAACTTCACCTGCACCCGCAGCATAATTTTCAGGCCGGGGCGCAGCTCCTGACCGGTGTGCTCGGCGAAGGCCGGAGCCAGCTGCTGGTAGCGCTGGCTCCAGATGGTGGCGCGGGCCTGGGCCTTGAGCTGGGCGCCGCGGCCGGTCTGGTGCTGGTCGGTGAGAGTGAGGTAGCAGTGGGCGCCGGCAAAGCGCGGCAGTGTGAGGTCGGCAATTTCGGCCACCACCCAGTAGGAGTCGGCAAACCGCTCAGTCAGGGTCTGCTTCACGCGCAGCAGCAGCTCGGCCAGCGGCAAAGCCACGGGCGGCGCGGCAGGGGCGGGCAAACCCGGTTCGGAACGGCGGTTGTAGAGCGGTGGCATGGGCCGTAAAGGTAGGGCCTGCGCGCCGCCCATGCCAGCGCGGGCGCCAGCGCAAACGCTAGCGGCGGGCCAGCGGCTGGAACCGGTAGCCCACCTGCAGGCCCACGCCGCCCTCAATCCACACACCCTGCGTGCGGTTTGTCGAAGCGGACGGCCGCCGCCGTAGGTTCACGCCCAGATAGCTGTCGAGCGTCAGGCGGCGGCCCAACGACGACTGCCGGCCCAGCAGGAACTGCACCTGCGCGGTGGTGCGGGAGAGGTTGTAGTTCAGGTTGGTGTAGCGGGAATGCTGCTCCCTGCTGTTGCGCAGGTAGGTGTGCAGGTTGGCGGCCGCAAACCAGCCGGCCAGCGGCCGGATCGTGTGGCGCCGGAAGTAGCGGCGCAGCTGCACGTTGGTGTTGTAGTATCGCTCCCGTGTCGTGTAGTTGTCCTCTATGATGCTGCCGTCGTAGTCGTAGAAGATGGTGCCGCTGCGCCGCGAGTAGCCCAGGTAGCCCACGCTGCCCAGCACCGACCACTGGCTTGACAGCTGCCGCTCGTAGGTCAGGGCAAAGAAACCGGGCCCGAAACCCTGTATGCCCAGCTTGATAATCTGCCGGGGTGGGGTGGCAGCAATGGTCGTGTCGGGCGCAGGCAGCAGGGCGGCGGCGCTCAGGGCCAGCACGTAGCAAGCAGGCATATGGATAGGAATTAACAGGTAGAAATATGGGGCTAAACCTACGCAAATTCCGGCAGCGGTCAAGTACTTGTATGGCGGGACACAAGGCCCGCAACTTCGGGCCGGATCTGCCAGTATGGGTTACGTATCTTTGCTGCTGATTTTCTGGTCTGCTCTATTATCTATGCCCCAACCGCTCGCCGCTGCCACGTATCTTTCCCAGCAAACCCTCACCGTGCTCGTGCCGGTGTACGACGAAGAAGAAAGCCTGCCGCAGTTTGTGGTAGAGATGGATAAATTTCTGGCCCAGACGCCGGTGCCCACCACCGTGCTGTTCGTAAACGATGGCTCCAAAGACGGCTCTTTGGCGCTGCTGCGCGACATTACGCGCCAGAACCCGGCCTACCACTTCATCAGCCTGAGCGAGAACCGGGGCCTGAGCACGGCCATCAAAGCCGGCGTCGACCACTGCCGCACCACGCTGGTCGGCTACATCGACTCCGACATCCAGACCACGCCGCTGGATTTTCTGCAGTTCTTCGAGTTCCTGCCCGAATACGACATGGTGAACGGCATCCGGGCCAAGCGCCAGGATACGGTGGTGAAGAAACTGTCCTCGAAAATTGCCAACACCGTGCGC from Hymenobacter canadensis harbors:
- the xseB gene encoding exodeoxyribonuclease VII small subunit codes for the protein METTYRDAIAELETILRALETDTVDVDELTARVQRSATLIRLCKQKLRTAEDAIDRVFENLDQDEELPEPEAPAPTPPTKRAPKTPRDTSGGLLF
- the xseA gene encoding exodeoxyribonuclease VII large subunit, coding for MPPLYNRRSEPGLPAPAAPPVALPLAELLLRVKQTLTERFADSYWVVAEIADLTLPRFAGAHCYLTLTDQHQTGRGAQLKAQARATIWSQRYQQLAPAFAEHTGQELRPGLKIMLRVQVKFHEQYGLSLDVLALDPTYTVGELARQRLETIRKLEEKGLLERQRALPLALAPQRLAIISSPTAAGFQDFVRQLEESAYAFSLALFPAAMQGDDAPASIRTALDAIRPHRQRFDAVVIIRGGGSKTDLLAFDDYGLAAAIGAFPLPVLTGIGHERDEAVVDMAAHLALKTPTAVAAFLSERLARLDAVFESYGARVQELAQQSLYAAAAHLDRLGRRTHQSAQGCLQDHHTALRQRVRATAPLARQRLRQQEVLLSQQRQALQRAAHHAAEDQHRHLRRLGQLLARRFRYLHRRRREQLLTRRFQLQLAAERLLHRAEIRLLEMTRK
- a CDS encoding glycosyltransferase; the encoded protein is MPQPLAAATYLSQQTLTVLVPVYDEEESLPQFVVEMDKFLAQTPVPTTVLFVNDGSKDGSLALLRDITRQNPAYHFISLSENRGLSTAIKAGVDHCRTTLVGYIDSDIQTTPLDFLQFFEFLPEYDMVNGIRAKRQDTVVKKLSSKIANTVRRTLINDGIEDTGCPLKIMKIEYARRLPLFHGMHRFLGALVQLQGGRVKQLPVRHFPRFAGTAKYNLWNRAWKPLVDTFGFRWIRSRWKNYEIGEQHRPEAHA